The segment TTGTATTTAATTCGACTTGATTTTATATACGTAATGTGCAACATAAACTAAGTATGACTTTCCAGAAGAATGTTCGAACGACTTCTTCGTTGAGAAGACTGATCTTTACAAGTGGAAACAATCTGTCCAATTTTTAATTAGTCGATTTCAAAAGAGGTTACTCGtgttcccttagtctcggtacgGTTCGCAAAataaatgtgccaaaagtttaggtttttttggagaaatgaCAAAAAGTTTTAGGGTTGGCGGgataaaatagggtcggtcgggttaccctaaaccaacatatatttttgtttagcCTGAAGTCAGGGCGAGGCACTTGACGTTTTTGTCGCATTTTTTTGTTGACTCGTCAGGAGGATTTTGTGATAACACGCAACAGCAGACTCTGTGACAAAACTTTTTCCTtcgaacaaaataaaataaaataatgacaatttttaaaaacaatccgTAATGTTTTCATATTTTATCATATACATTTATGAATGTATGTAttggcaggggcggacgagggggggggggggggggggggcacaggggccccgaaaaaaaaaaaaaaaaaggaagaagaaaaaaaaagatttttctatgctgattctatgaccatttctaagttcaaatggcaccagatggcaccattttgcttctttgggcaaacaaTTTTTTCCGgaggagcatgcccccggaccccctagcaaattcgggcgcttcgcgcccatcacattcactttcgattcaaagtgccccccccccccccttacaaagcaactgatccgcccctgattggtgtatttatgtatttctctttttttctcattttcttcCAGAAGATTTTGGTTGAAACCTGTTCCATTTCTCTTGTTGCCGTCTTCGGGTTTGTAtgtggtgagtacattttcattgttatttaCCGCCATTACCTATCTTGCGGCAATTGATCGCGTATGCGACAAGCTTTCTAGGATCTGCGTCAAACAAATAGTTTGTGCCGAGCCCTGAATATTTAGAATGAGAATGGCTTTCCATGGCAGGAAGAAGGACCCTGCCACTCTCTACAATATTTTCCCCATGACACAGCAATTTTTTCAGCCAAGCAAAATTTGACAGATAATACAGACAATTGCTTATTCCCTTCCTGGAGATTATCAGTTTACGTTCTTCCTTATTGCCCGTTACACTCGAATTCCATTCACAGCCGCTCGAAGTATACATACTCATACATTCATTGTTGAAGgtgaaacaacaaaacaaagtgTTCAGAACGTTTGACCGATAATACTGACAGTGAGCTCTCTTTCTAGAGATTATCAGTTAAATTGTCTTCCTTATTACTTGCTAAACTGTAATCCCACAGAAAGCCGTCTAATCTGTATCCAATATTCAAGATAAGACCTTGGCAATTTCACTTTCATATTTCTTGTCTTCATTTGGTCTTGTTCAATTgcagtctttttacatttagtcaagttttgactaaatgttttaacgtagagggggaatcgagacgagggtcgtggtgtatgtgtgtgtgtgtgtgtctgtctgtctgtctgtgcgtgtgtctgtgtagagcgattcagaccaaactactggaccgatctttatgaaatttgatatgagagttcctggaaatgatatccccggatgttttttttcctttttctgataaatacctttgatgacgtcatatccggctttttgtaaaagttgaggcagcactgtcacaccctcatttttcaatcaaattgattgaaattttggccaagcaatcttcgacgaaggctggacttcagtattgcatttcagcttggtggcttaaaaattagttcatgactttggtcattaaaaatctgaaaattgtaaaaaaataaaattgtttttacaaCGAttaaaatttacgtttatcttattcttcatcattttctgattccaaaaacatataaatatgttatattcggattaaaaacaagctctgaaaattaaaaatataaaaattattattaaaataaaatttccgaaatcgatttaaaaacaatttccacttattccttgtgggttcctgattccaaaaacatatagatgtgatatgtttggattaaaaacacgctcagaaagttaaaaagaatatagataaagaaaagcgtgctatccttctcagcgcaactactaccccgctcttcttgtcaatttcactgcctttgcatcgagcggtggactgacgatgctacgagtatacgcttttgctgtaaaaatgcaatgagttcagtttcattctgttagttcgacagcttgactaaacgttgtaatttcgccttacgcgacttgtttttacatttagtcaagttttgactaaatgttttaacgtagagggggaatcgagacaagtcgcgtaaggcgaaattactacatttagtcaagctgtgcaactcacagaatgaaactgaacgtagtccgccgctagtgcaaaaggcagtgaaagtgacgagcctgtttggcgcggtagcggttgcgctgtgcttcatagcacgctttactgtacctctcttcgttttaactttgtgagcgtgattttaatccaaacatatcatatctatatgtttttggaatcagaaaccgacaaggaataagatgaaagtgtttttaaattgatttcgaaaatttaattttgatcataatttttatatttttaattttcagagcttgtttttaatccaaatataacatatttatatgtttttggaatcaggaaatgatgaagaataagatgaacgtaaatttagatcgttttataaaaacaattttttttttacaattttcagatttttaatgaccaaagtcattaattaatttttaagccaccaagctgaaatgcaataccgaagtccggccttcgtcgaagattgtttggccaaatttcaatcaatttgattgaaaaatgagggtgtgacagggccgcctcaacttttacaaaaagccggatatgacgtcatcagacatttatcgaaaaaaagaaaaaaacgtccggggatatcattcccaggaactctcatgtaaaatttcataaagatcggtccagtagtttaggctgaatcgctctacacacacacacgcacagacagacagacagacagacagacagacagacagacacaaacacacacacacacacacatacaccacgaccctcgtctcgattccccctctacgttaatacaATTaggcaaaacttgactaaatgtaacgagggtcgtggtgtatgtgtgtgtgtgtgtgtgtgtgtatgtgtgtgtgtgtgtgtgtgtgtgtgtgtgtgtgtgtgtgtgtgtgtgtgtgtgtctgtctgtctgtgcgtgtgtgtgtgtagagcgattcagactaaactactggaccgatctttatgaaattttacatgagagttcctgggaatgatatcaccggacgttgttttctttttttcgataaatgtctttgatgacgtcatatccggctttttgtaaaagttgaggcggcactgtcacaccctcatttttcaatcaaattgattgacattttggcccagcaatcttcgacgaaggccggactttggtattgcatttcagcttggtggcttaaaaattaattaatgactttggtcattaaaaatctaaaaattgtaaaaaaaaaacaaattttttaaaaaacgatccaaatttacgttcatcttattcttcatcatttcttgattccaaaaacataaatatgttatatttggatgaaaaacaagctctgaaaattaaaaatataaaaattatgatcaaaattaaattttcgaaatcaatttaaaaacactttcatcttattccttgtcggtttctgattccaaaaacatatagatatgatatgtttggattaaaaacacgctcgcaaagttaaaacgaagagaggtacagtaaagcgtgctatgaagcacagcgcaaccgctaccgcgccaaacaggctcgtcactttcactgccttttgcactagcggcggactacgttcagtttcattctgtgagttgcacagcttgactaaatgtagtaatttcgccttacgcgacttgttttttactgTCAAGATCAAATTTTAAAAAGGTTAACTTCGAGAGGTACATAAACGATGTCACTcggcaaaaaaaaccaaaaaaaacccagagaaaatcaacattttgcaattCTTCatcacacgcacgcgcacacgcacgcgcacgcgcacgcgcacgctTGTACATACAGAATTGAATAGAGTCGTCAGTTGATTTGGTAAAAATAGTAGTTTACTTAATActagttttatttttttgttgctcAAAATTAATGGCCTGGCCTGATTAATAATTAGGCCTAGGCATTTTGAGTCGACTTTGCCAAGTTAATTTGAGGCTTAAGTGCTGTTTTTAGCGTCTTCCTCGTGTGTGTTTTCTTCAAGGGGTTGACAAGGAAACACAATACGGTCATGGGGTATTCAACCCGCCACGCTCTTGCGTTGCGAAGTGCAACAACAAACATTGAAACCAGAGAATCTAGTTTGAAAGGGTCATGACAATAGATCaaaatgggggtggggtggggcagGGGTCGGGGTCGGGGATGGGGTCGGGGTTGGGGTGGAGTAGTTGTGGGAAGGGGGGATTGGGAGGAGGGggtttaaaaacaacagaataGTGGTGGCAAAGTGTTTGTTACAGTCCACCGCTCAGAAAGTTCACCTCAAACTAGTGTCTTCACCAAGAATACTTTTCTTCTGTCGTAAAGGGAACAGGGAAAGCGCTTTATTTAAACCGGGTTTTCgcctaattaaaaaaaataagtttcCCAAACACATGCTAATCTTTAGCACTGGACATCGAACCttagtacagtcaaacctgacCCAACGAACACCTCTCAacagcgaccacctgtccaaaacGACCGCTCTGGAGGATTCCAGGCGAATTGTTCTTCTATATATTCACtgttccatagcgaccacctgtctaaagcgACCACTTTTAGACCGTCCGTTTGGTAGTCGTAATAAACAGGCTCGACAGTATTTGAAAATACTCATGACAGCCTGCTGTTgttgactgttgtgttaagagcagatgaaccacgcTTTTCCATCTATTgtaattaattgtatggacaatacatgatctTATGACTTATGACTTATGACTTATGACTTATGTCAAAGTTGGACCCGCGTTTCTGTTTACCGTGGACAATACCAACTGtaaaaccgcaacacggtggcctagtggtaaggcgtccgcccagtgagcgggaggtcgtgggttcgaaccccggccgggtcatacctaagactttaaaattggtaatctagtggctgctccgcctggcgtctggcattatggggttagtgctaggactggttggtccggtgtcagaataatgtgactgggtgagacacgaagcctgtgctgcgacttctgtcttgtgtgtggcgcacgttaaatgtcaaagcagcaccgccctgatatcacccttcgtggtggactgggcgctaagcaaaaaacaaaccaaccaactgCAAAGGTAGCGTCCACCCCGGGTACACGGTCATGTTCACTGCTACAGATCTGTCAAGCCTTTCACGGGGAATAAGGGCATCcttacacttacacacataccaacaatcaataaTCAAGTCTTTGctgacatttgtgaccctccaccacgaaatgagtcgcatgtcacctttgcatgattttcataattttacatttttcctaaagagttttttatgctctatccagtggtgaaaaccgtttcagaaaagagagaaaacttagttgagttataagcctgtgactaaggtgaccctcacactcttaccagacactccccggacttatattaagcctagcgcagaaccgcgcgaggtgacatgcgactcatttcgtggtggagggtcacatttggttATGATCTGGTTCAGCAGAAACCCTTTATCGGTAAACGTAGCAGGGCGAAGCCTGTCGACAAATCGATGTTCGATCCTTTCGCGTATGCAGTCGCATTTGCATTGGTTTGGGTACTAAGTCAAACGGATGTAGCAATTCGACGTTgtcgtggaattttggcgtaccTCTTTTTAAACAGCCTTTTCAGGAGAAGGACACAAATAATTATTTGttattaggccaacaaaaaaaaggtgtggttaaggtaaggGGTctttcagaattaaaaaaattccaaaactccaaaaaaaaattggaatTGGGTGGGTGGGTTAGCCATCAAtttggaatttttattttttttgggaAACTCAACAAAATCTTATTTTGTAACTTTTCTCGCGCCTGTAGTGAGTGACATTCCTTGGTATTATTAATACAACGTTCAAAGAAAGGGTAAACAGTGTTCAGTCTCATGTCAACTTGCTAAAATAAGAAATGTGAATATAAAGCAGTGGCTGAAGGTTGAGAGGGAAGAGAATAAAAGACAGCAATTGAACTGTACTCACCACTAAACGTCCATTTACAGTAGTGGCGAGTACAGTTCAATTGCTCTCTGTTATTAAAATAAGAAACCCGAGTTAATAATGTTCACtacatggtgtatgtgtgatgACAAGTCAAAGATTGGTGTTGGACGACCCGCTGTCAGCCGCTACCATCAGCTCAGGAAATTCTTTGTCGCTGGCGACGACCCAAACTACAACGACCATGACTTCCCCACCCCAGGATATCTTATCTGCCCCTCTGGGTACATGGTGATCAGCCAGCCAAAGCCGGACGGTCTGACTCTGTCTGACTATGACATCACCACAGACAGTTCTGGCCGTGACCATGTAGTATATGGACATACGGGTCCACTTGGCCTATTCAACCGGGCCTCCATGTTCCACCAATCGAATGTGGAGAAACACGTCAACGACTTGCTGTACATGAGTGAGATGCCCGCGTTCTGCGCCCAGTTTGAGAAGCCAATGATGGTGATTGTGACGGACGGAGGCCCAGACTGGTCACCACAGTCTCCCCTCGTGAACTTCTACTATGGGAGACTGTGGCAGGCTCTGAATCTGGATCTGCTTGTGGCAGTGACCTACGCACCAGGACACAGTGCGATGAACCCCATTGAACATGCATGGTCACCGATCAGTGGGGAATTGGCAGGTCTGGTTCTGCCAGACAGGCTGGTAGGAGAGCGGTTCCCTCCTTCAAGGCAGAAGCTAGGGGGACAGGAGCGGCGTGAGAAGGAGGCAATCTTGTTCGACAGCAATCTGGCTGTGCTGTCAAACGTCCTAGAGTCAAAGACATTTGATGGCCACCAGGTGAGACCAGTGAAGGTGCCATGCACAACTACGGTCCCTGGACTCCAACGGTACAACGACTACGAGAATGTCAAGAGATACTTCAAGGTGGGCATCTCCACAGTGTATTCCACCCCAGCCCTTGCCAAGATTGACAAGGAGTGGCAGCTATTCTCAAAGCACATTGACAAGCGCCACTACTCTGTCATCTTTAAGAAGTGTGGTGAACGTGCCTGCAGCCACTGCTTCCAACATCCCATCGAGTGCAGAGATGTGCTGGATGCACTTCCGACGCCTGAGAAGGGAGCGCTGTTCTATGCTCCAACACCATCAGCAGATGACAGCcacttcaagacatacctggaGCTGAAGACAGCGGGCCCAGACACTGCCTACACAACATCACTGGGAGTTGGTGGTGTGACTGGCCGCTGCACCGAGCCAGGCTGCTGCTGGGTCTTCGGCTCTGCTGCAGATGAAAATAGACACACCCGCCTTGTGCACAGAACGAAATGCGCACGTGGCAAGCGTGAGTCTGACCGTGACATCGACGGTACTCCACCAGCCAAAAAGACCAAATACTACACCACCTGCAGAGTTTGTGACAAGACTTTCCCCAGCCCACACTACCTCAACAAGCATAAGACAGAAACTGGACATAAAAAGCAGTAGCAAGCGATTccatttttttgggggggagaatggggggtgggtgggtgtgttctGTTGATTCCAAATTttttttggagttttggaatttttttaattctgtaaGACCCCTAACATAGCcataaaaatagggtaggtaggtaggcaatcacttttttttaaaacttttttttctaatgtgtacaaattaaacctacttgacagggaagtAAGTGTgggactcgagcgctttcgctttcattgcgttttctgcactcggtttttttcattattattattatttttttttttttttttttttttttacaaatgtaataaaaagttatagggtcggcccctaaaaatagggtaggtcgagttaccgtaaccacacatttttttttttaggccttatgaaatagtgtttatattcatTCCTGGTATGGacagaaagataaaagaatgtaaAACAACGCACTGATTGTCAATCTtatttaagaagaaaaaaaattcatggACAATGATTGACGAAGTCGAAAGCTAAAAAATGTCAAAATCATTAACAATCGAgctacgccaaaattccacgatGACATCGAATTTCAAATAATGACTGGATTTCGTGGAGAGCGGACATTTTGTTGGGTGAAATAATTGAGCAGATTGACATAAGTGTCACCAACGAagttatttcaacaacaaaagttcctATTTACATGTGAAGCAGCTAAGATGTTGATTTTGACATGTGTTTAAGTGGAAGAATGCTCTTACAAGTCTCAACATATCTGTGGTGGAGAACAGGATCTCTTGCACGAGAACAGTGGTACTTTTAACGCCCCCTAAGGCTAATGTTAACGTTAAGGTACCATATAGTCCTTTGAAAATatcctcatggaaattcgggctgcatTCTCCCTTACCTACAcggggttgttgtttttacatttagtcaagttttgactaaatctttTAACGTAGaggtggaatcgagacgagggtcgtggtgtatgtgtgtgtgtgtgtgtgtgtgtgtgtgtgtgtgtctgtctgtctgtctgtgcgtgtgtgtgtgtagagcgattcagaccaaactactggaccgatctttatgaaatttgacattagagtttctgggaatgatatccccggacgttgttttctttttttcgataaatacctttgatgacgtcatattcggctttttgtaaaagttgaggcggcactgtcacaccctcatttttcaatcaaattgattgacattttggccaagcaatcttcgacgaaggccggacttcggtattgcatttcagcttgttggcttaaaaattaattaatgactttggtcattaaaaatctgaaaattgtaaaaaaaataatttgtttttaaaacgatccaaatttacgttcgtcttattcttcatcattttctgattccaaaaacatataaataattaccgtaaaatccctagcacagctttagggcaaaattggggggtgggcgtttgctagggatagacccctttgcacaaagtaagttttgtgctcaaccgtgtaattgagtgaat is part of the Littorina saxatilis isolate snail1 linkage group LG15, US_GU_Lsax_2.0, whole genome shotgun sequence genome and harbors:
- the LOC138948777 gene encoding uncharacterized protein; its protein translation is MFTTWCMCDDKSKIGVGRPAVSRYHQLRKFFVAGDDPNYNDHDFPTPGYLICPSGYMVISQPKPDGLTLSDYDITTDSSGRDHVVYGHTGPLGLFNRASMFHQSNVEKHVNDLLYMSEMPAFCAQFEKPMMVIVTDGGPDWSPQSPLVNFYYGRLWQALNLDLLVAVTYAPGHSAMNPIEHAWSPISGELAGLVLPDRLVGERFPPSRQKLGGQERREKEAILFDSNLAVLSNVLESKTFDGHQVRPVKVPCTTTVPGLQRYNDYENVKRYFKVGISTVYSTPALAKIDKEWQLFSKHIDKRHYSVIFKKCGERACSHCFQHPIECRDVLDALPTPEKGALFYAPTPSADDSHFKTYLELKTAGPDTAYTTSLGVGGVTGRCTEPGCCWVFGSAADENRHTRLVHRTKCARGKRESDRDIDGTPPAKKTKYYTTCRVCDKTFPSPHYLNKHKTETGHKKQ